From one Plantibacter flavus genomic stretch:
- a CDS encoding DUF3817 domain-containing protein has product MSPRRLFRLIAIAEAITWTLLIIGMILKYVTKTTDLGVSIGGALHGFVFLVYGATVLLIGINQRWPIGTILVGLVSAVVPYATIPFDLWADRTGRLDGTWRREAGADPRDQRVLDRLTRWLVRHPVLLVVVGGLVVVAVFTALLVVGPPVPKG; this is encoded by the coding sequence GCCGAGGCGATCACCTGGACCCTGCTCATCATCGGGATGATCCTCAAGTACGTCACGAAGACGACCGACCTCGGCGTGAGCATCGGTGGCGCGCTGCACGGCTTCGTGTTCCTCGTCTACGGCGCGACGGTCCTGCTCATCGGGATCAACCAGCGCTGGCCCATCGGCACGATCCTCGTGGGCCTCGTGAGCGCCGTCGTCCCGTACGCGACCATCCCCTTCGACCTCTGGGCGGACCGCACCGGCCGACTCGACGGGACATGGCGCCGTGAGGCGGGTGCCGACCCGCGCGACCAGCGCGTGCTCGACCGCCTGACCCGCTGGCTCGTCCGACACCCGGTCCTGCTCGTGGTCGTCGGCGGCCTCGTGGTCGTCGCCGTCTTCACGGCCCTGCTCGTCGTCGGGCCGCCGGTCCCGAAGGGCTGA
- a CDS encoding alpha/beta hydrolase, with translation MSEVTEHPGRPRRAGRLTSILIGILCAVLVVVLGFVVWTQIVMRGTRPAALAVWEDPAVSVTDVGDAVVLAPTADAERPASGTGLVFIPGAKVDPYAYLYKLSGVVEEAGVTVVITKPTLNLAFFDQRPLETFTAAAPDVDTWFVGGHSLGGVRACQLAEDPAVTGLVLFGSYCANDLSGSALEVLSLAGSDDGLSTPEKVADARVRLPADATMVEIGGANHASFGDYGVQPGDGSATISSDEARSEITRNLVELLG, from the coding sequence ATGAGCGAAGTGACCGAGCACCCTGGCCGACCGCGGCGGGCGGGGCGGCTGACGTCGATCCTCATCGGAATCCTCTGCGCGGTGCTCGTCGTCGTCCTCGGGTTCGTCGTCTGGACCCAGATCGTCATGCGGGGCACCCGTCCCGCCGCACTCGCGGTGTGGGAGGACCCTGCGGTCTCCGTCACCGACGTCGGCGACGCCGTGGTCCTCGCCCCGACCGCGGACGCCGAGCGTCCGGCCTCCGGTACCGGTCTCGTCTTCATCCCCGGGGCGAAGGTCGACCCCTACGCCTACCTGTACAAGCTGTCCGGCGTCGTCGAGGAGGCCGGCGTGACCGTGGTCATCACGAAGCCGACGCTCAACCTGGCGTTCTTCGACCAGCGGCCGCTGGAGACGTTCACCGCCGCCGCCCCGGACGTCGACACCTGGTTCGTCGGCGGCCACTCGCTCGGCGGGGTGCGCGCCTGCCAGCTCGCAGAGGATCCCGCGGTGACGGGTCTCGTCCTGTTCGGGAGTTACTGCGCGAACGACCTCTCCGGCTCGGCTCTCGAGGTGCTGAGCCTCGCGGGGAGCGATGACGGACTGAGTACCCCGGAGAAGGTCGCCGACGCGCGCGTCCGGCTGCCCGCCGACGCGACGATGGTCGAGATCGGCGGGGCGAACCACGCGAGCTTCGGTGACTACGGGGTGCAGCCCGGTGACGGTTCGGCGACGATCTCCAGTGATGAGGCCCGCTCCGAGATCACGCGGAATCTGGTCGAGCTGCTCGGCTGA